A single genomic interval of Pochonia chlamydosporia 170 chromosome 7, whole genome shotgun sequence harbors:
- a CDS encoding siderochrome-iron transporter (Sit1) (similar to Neosartorya fischeri NRRL 181 XP_001261554.1), which translates to MGAEPSPSSELRRQSKNPAEGDDHDESVSLFGSTSPGVRRMEAVAQHINLPGRVILFVGIFVVAYVYSLDISLRYAYQPTATDSFSTHSLLATISVLRSVIAAAAQPTSAKIADVFGRIELLLLSIFFYVIGTIVDATSNGVEAFSAGAVLYQTGFTCVSFLVEVILSDVTSLRSRLFFSYVPVSPFLINAWVSGDVAQAALASIGWRLGIGMWAIIYPASTIPLFIALWWAHRRAKQSGDLGKYKTPFQMLGGFKLAKALFWQLDVVGMILMIAVLSLILVPLTLAGGSSTSWHQGHIIAPLVIGILCIPAFVFWEARAKHPMMPLHLLKDRMVWGALGIIAAMNCAASCQGDYLYTVLVVSFNQSVLSATRITNLYSFTSCLTGLFFGLVVYKLRRLKWMIVFGTCLHLVAFGLLIQFRGGDGANYSGMVGAQVLLGVSCGMFTYAALASIQAATRHEHLAVITGVYFACFNVGGAIGNAISGAIWTQILPGQLQNDLAEFGNSTLAEVVYNSPFTAIEDYPWGSPERDRIVVSYRYTQRILCITGICIAALVILFALSLRDPKLGDEQSLPNAEVKDVKYNEVKTDPATERE; encoded by the coding sequence ATGGGCGCCGAACCGTCGCCGTCCTCGGAGCTACGCCGGCAATCGAAAAACCCTGCCGAAGGAGATGACCATGATGAATCTGTTTCTCTTTTTGGGAGCACCAGTCCAGGTGTTAGGCGCATGGAGGCTGTCGCACAGCACATCAACTTGCCCGGCAGAGTTATCCTTTTTGTTGGCATTTTTGTTGTTGCATATGTCTACTCTCTAGATATTTCGCTTCGGTATGCGTACCAGCCTACGGCTACGGATAGCTTCAGCACACACAGTCTGCTGGCTACAATATCTGTCTTGAGGAGCGtcattgctgccgctgcgCAGCCTACATCggccaagattgccgacGTCTTTGGGCGCATCGaactgctgctgctgtcaatcttcttctacGTTATTGGCACCATTGTCGATGCCACGTCCAACGGCGTGGAGGCATTCTCAGCCGGGGCGGTGTTGTACCAGACTGGCTTTACCTGCGTATCCTTCCTTGTCGAGGTCATCCTGTCCGACGTCACGTCTCTGCGCTCTCGTCTATTTTTCTCCTATGTTCCAGTCAGCCCGTTTCTCATAAATGCATGGGTCAGCGGTGATGTTGCCCAGGCAGCCCTGGCCAGCATTGGCTGGAGACTCGGTATTGGCATGTGGGCAATCATTTATCCTGCGTCCACCATTCCACTGTTTATTGCCCTCTGGTGGGCTCACAGGCGGGCAAAGCAATCAGGCGACTTGGGCAAGTACAAGACACCATTTCAAATGCTCGGCGGTTTCAAGCTGGCCAAGGCCCTGTTCTGGCAAttggatgtggttggcatGATTCTCATGATTGCCGTGCTATCCCTGATCTTGGTTCCGCTTACACTCGCGGGAGGTTCATCCACAAGCTGGCACCAGGGCCACATCATTGCACCATTGGTTATTGGAATCTTGTGTATACCGGCCTTCGTCTTTTGGGAGGCGCGGGCAAAGCATCCCATGATGCCGCTGCACCTGCTGAAGGATCGAATGGTCTGGGGAGCACTCGGCATTATTGCAGCCATGAACTGCGCAGCCTCCTGCCAGGGCGACTATCTATATACCGTGTTGGTTGTTTCCTTCAACCAGTCGGTTTTAAGTGCCACGCGCATCACCAACTTGTATTCGTTCACATCCTGTCTGACAGGTCTCTTCTTTGGCCTCGTCGTCTACAAACTCCGTCGACTAAAGTGGATGATCGTCTTCGGCACCTGTCTACACCTCGTCGCATTTGGCCTTTTGATCCAGTTCCgcggcggcgatggagcCAACTACTCTGGCATGGTGGGCGCACAAGTTCTCCTCGGTGTATCGTGCGGCATGTTCACGTACGCTGCCCTGGCGAGCATCCAGGCCGCTACGCGCCACGAGCATCTTGCCGTGATAACGGGAGTGTACTTTGCGTGCTTCAACGTCGGCGGTGCCATTGGAAATGCCATATCCGGTGCTATCTGGACGCAAATTTTACCGGGACAGCTGCAGAATGACCTGGCGGAATTTGGAAACTCGACATTGGCTGAGGTGGTGTACAATTCGCCGTTTACGGCTATTGAGGATTACCCGTGGGGTTCTCCTGAGCGAGACAGGATAGTGGTGTCGTATCGATATACGCAGAGGATCTTGTGTATTACGGGTATTTGTATCGCTGCGTTGGTAATTCTATTTGCCTTGTCGTTGAGGGACCCGAAACTGGGAGATGAGCAGTCACTTCCGAATGCTGAAGTTAAGGATGTCAAGTATAATGAGGTCAAGACTGATCCTGCTACGGAAAGGGAATAA
- a CDS encoding pyridine nucleotide-disulfide protein (similar to Neofusicoccum parvum UCRNP2 XP_007582506.1) — translation METPATPSNPLRVIIIGASYGGLSAAVNLLDLCTGRPARFTPSPPSHQPTTPIPLELTILDERDGFFHTIGAPLALTNPKYTSPFWTHTSDITALQHPSVKFIHGSACSIDIHSQTLTLLASGSSSRKTLPYDYLIVASGLRRAWPVVPQALRKSDYLDEVAAHISRLNTDVVVIGGGAVGVETATEVKHTYPLLNVTLIHSRSELLSSEPLPDQFKERVLHAVREAGVKVILNTRFDLEEPGSRYVIKAISRPVPSTSFLPGQVLDKEGYVRVTELLNFGDSKRQFAVGDVTVVKGIKRCSSAMQMGYCAAVNIYRDVTGGEYMAMGEVYPGMGLAVGKTGLYWNPDDGIVVGEEALKEMFDDDLGWTKCWEYMNLGTPHGV, via the exons ATGGAAACACCAGCTACACCCTCCAACCCCCTAAGGGTAATCATAATCGGCGCCTCATACGGAGGTCTCAGCGCCGCCGTCAACCTCCTCGACCTATGTACCGGGCGTCCCGCACGCTTCACCCCATCTCCCCCTTCACACCAGCCAACGACTCCTATCCCCCTGGAACTCACGATCCTCGACGAAAGAGACGGTTTCT TTCACACCATCGGCGCGCCGTTGGCGTTGACGAATCCCAAATACACCAGCCCCTTCTGGACACACACATCCGACATAACCGCCCTTCAACACCCCAGCGTCAAATTCATACACGGCTCAGCATGTAGCATTGATATTCACAGCCAAACTCTCACGCTCCTCGCTTCAGGGTCGTCTTCAAGAAAGACCCTCCCGTACGACTATCTCATTGTGGCGAGCGGATTGCGGAGAGCGTGGCCCGTCGTCCCACAGGCATTACGCAAATCAGACTATCTGGATGAAGTAGCTGCGCATATTTCACGGCTCAACACAGATGTAGTGGTCATCGGTGGCG GAGCGGTGGGCGTAGAAACAGCCACAGAAGTAAAGCACACGTATCCCCTACTCAACGTCACGCTCATCCATTCTCGCTCTGAACTTCTTTCTTCGGAACCACTGCCCGACCAATTCAAAGAGCGGGTGTTGCACGCCGTACGAGAAGCAGGCGTGAAAGTCATACTAAACACGAGGTTCGATCTTGAGGAACCAGGTTCGCGATATGTGATCAAGGCGATTTCGCGGCCCGTCCCCTCGACGTCATTTTTACCGGGGCAAGTGCTAGACAAGGAGGGATATGTGCGCGTTACGGAATT GTTGAATTTTGGGGATTCGAAGCGTCAGTTTGCAGTGGGTGATGTTACTGTCGTGAAGGGGATAAAGCGCTGCTCGTCGGCTATGCAGATGGGTTACTGTGCAGCTGTGAATATATATAGGGATGTGACGGGGGGAGAGTACATGGCCATGGGGGAGGTGTATCCGGGGATGGGGCTGGCGGTAGGTAAGACGGGGTTGTATTGGAATCCGGATGATGGGATAGTGGTGGGGGAGGAGGCGTTGAAGGAAAtgtttgacgatgatttGGGATGGACTA AATGCTGGGAGTATATGAATCTCGGGACACCGCATGGGGTATAG